The genomic interval CAGAGGGGACTTGGCCCTGCAGAGGGAAAGGTTACTTGACTTAACTTCGTGATTTGAATTTGGGGTTCTGTGGGGTGTTTGTTTGTAGGTGGACCAAAGCGCACGGTCTCCTGTGTCAGCAGAAGATTCAGAAGTTTCAAATAGCCCAGGTGGTTAGAGAGTCCAATGCAATGCTTAGGTAAGCTTGCTCTGGGAAACATATGAAACTGATTGGCTCACAAAAAGAGGCTGGGAAGCAGTGGAGAGGAGTTAGTTGCCGGGCGAGTTAGAAGAGGCATGCCACCATGAGCACCGGAAGTGGGGACGGTCACGTTTTTCCTCTCTGGATACAGCCAAAGGATTTCCTACCCTTGGGTGCTTCCCAACAAGCAGTCTGCTGGTAGTGGATGTGCTGTGGATGTGATCAGGGCTGCATCTCCTAAAACAAATGGCATCTAGTTCGTTTTTCCCACTGGTAAAAAGACTTGGGGTTGCCATGGTGACTGGTGTTCTCTGTCCAGGCATGGAAGTTGGTTGGCCTAGGACCCTTGATCGTGGGCAGCTTTAACAGTGCAGCAGTCTCTGCTGGAGTGTTCTTTACTGGAGGAGGGATGGGGGCACAGCATGGGTGTCTGTCCTTAAGGGCTGGGTGTCCTAACTGGGGAGAGAGGCTAGCTCAGGAAAAGCTGAGGGAGTAGAGATGTGTGCAGACCCAGTAAGTGCCAGGTTGGGTTGGGGTGTTACTCAGTGAATCTGTCCCAGGATAGCTGCCCGGTTGTAttttacagttgacccttgaacaacacgagTTTGAATGTGTGGGTCCAGTTATATgtacatggatttttaaaaataaatatactgttgTCCCTCTGAGTTTCGCATGTGTAGATTCAACCAACCacagatggaaaataatatagttttttctttttaagatgcaTGTGTGCATACATGCACATAGCCCCACTTCggcatctttattttttctttattacttattgatttttatagagagaggaagaaagagagagagattgatttgttggtctacttatttatgcattcattggttgattcttgtacgttcCTGacccttggtgtatcgggacaacactctaactaactgagctatctggccagggcaaaaaaaaccagtattttttgcctgaccaggtggtggcgcagtggatagagcgttggactggaatgccgaggactcaggttcgagaccctgaggtcggctcatctgttttgagcaaagctcaccaggttggacccagggttgctggctcgagcagggggtcactcggtctgctgaaggcccacggttagggcacatatgagaaggcaatcaatgaacaactaaggtcatgcaacgaaaaacttatgattgatgcttctcatctctccattcctgtctgtctgtccctgtctatccctctctctgactctctctctctgtctctgtaaaaaaaaaaaataataataaataaatcttaaaacaaacaaacaaacagtattttagcctgacctgtggtgcagtggataaagtgtcaacctggaaatgctgaggtcgccggttcgaaaccctgggcttgcctggtcaaggcacatatgggagttgatgcttccagctcctcccccccttctctctctctgtctctcctctctctctctctctgtctctccctctcctctctaaaatgaataaatgaaacaaaccaaaaaacccagtattttatttattatttttaagagagaagcagggggagagagacagaaacaagaaCACTgcgctgttcctgtatgtgccctgactggggatcaaatcggcagcctctgtgctttgggatgacaatgcaaccaaccgagctgtctggccaggccTAACCCaatgtttcctttttcctttttgtagcGAGATTGCCCTCACATcctgaaaacagtatttttgacCTGCAGTTATTCGCAAATGCAAAGAGCTGACTGTATGCATtattctatgccattttatatgagGGAGTTGAGCAGCCTTGGATTGTGTTATTCATGGGGGTCTTGGAACCAGTCCCGCTGAGGATACTGAGGGGcaactgtagttaagtttttggggaatcaaaattatacatcGGTctaaccaggtggtagcacagtggatagaacattggactgggacgctgaggacccaggttcaaaaccctgagatcactggcttgagcgcagactcatccaaCTTAAGCACGGGcccaccagcttaagtgcggggttgccggcttgagcgtgggatcatagacatgaccccatggtcgctggcttgagcccaaagttggtggcttgagcaaggggtcattggctcagctggtgccccccagtcaaggcacatatgagaaagaaatcaatgaacaactaaagtgtgacagctatgagttgatgcttctcatctctcttccttcccatctgtctgtatcttgctaaaaaaaaaaaaagttatacatggatttttgactgcacggggtggggggagtcagCACGCCTTACCCCTGTGTtattcaaaggtcaactgtagtacataaaaaaatgtatgagCCCTTTCATGTGAAATTCAAGAACAAGCAAAACTAATTAATGGTGATATGAAGTCAAAAAGGACAGTATGGCATTGACTGGGAATGGACACAAGGTAACATTGATCTGGTTGGTAATTACATGGGTGTATACATATGTCAATACTAACTGAACTGAACACTTAGGATTAGttgactcgcctgaccaggcagtggcactgtggatggagtgtcggactgggatgcagaggacccaggtttgggaccccggggttgccagcttgagcgcgtgctcatttggtttgagcatagctcaccagcttggacccaaggtcgctggctcgagcaaggggttactcagtctgctgaaggcccacggtcaaggcacatatgagaaagcaatcaatgaacaactaaagtgttgcaaggaaaaactgatgattgatgcttctcatctctctccattcttgtctgtccctatctatccctttctctgactcggtctctgtaaaaaataaaaaaaaaattagttgactTTAACCACTTAAGCATGTAtctattttaaatctaaaatatataacccaagtagaaaataaagaacagcGGCCAGATAGaggggttggttagagcattgtcccgataggCAGAGGTTGTGGTTTGGTCCGTGGTCGGggcacaaattgatgtttctctctctttctccctccctccctctcccttcttctctttttaaaagaaaaaagatcagtaGCAGAGGCAGTGCCATTTcagaatccattcatttctttgcaggGAGGGATACAAGACATTCTTCAACACCCTCTACCAAAATAACATCCCCCTCTTCATCTTTTCTGCGGGCATTGGTGATATCCTGGAAGAGATCATCCGGCAGATGAAAGTGTTCCACCCCAACATCCACGTTGTGTCTAACTACATGGATTTTGACAAAGACGTGAGCCGAATCTCCTCTGGGCTGGGAATGAACAGGGttggagccaccagccagggtgcttcaccctaaaccaggggtccccaaactacggccagcgggccgcatgcggccccctgaggccatttatccggcccccgctgtacttctggaaggggcacctctttcattggtggtcagtgagaggagcatagttcccattgaaatactggtcagtttgttgatttaaatttacttgttctttattttaaatattgtatttgttcccgttttgtttttttactttaaaataagatatgtgcagtgtgcatagggatttgttcgtagttttttttttttagtacggccctccaacagtctgagggacagtgaactggccccctgtgtaaaaagtttggggacccctgccctaaacattAATCCTAGCCTGGGGAGGAAAGGGAGCAGAAAGCTTTGCTGGCTTCTTGTCCTTAGgcagttaccgtatttccccacgtataagatgcaccttttttcaaaacaATTGGGGTCCAAAAACTGggggcatcttatacagtgattgtggcatttcaaatgccatagatggaactgaggacgaggcagtaTACGAAGACAGAGATTTGTCAtcagatgaggataagctaatgtgtgggagtttgacagtgatgaggagttgtgtgaattttatgatgaataaaacttgaattcagtaactttatgtaatgttttttttcaagtttcggaccccaaaattaaggtgcgttttatacatggggaaatacggtatttatttatttatgccagCTAATGACAGTTGCTTTTGAAGGGCCTGTTCTTTGGTGTTTGGCAAACAGTCAGCTTTCTGCCACGGGGGACCTAGTTTAGGGGTCAACCAGGTCCCATGTCACTGTCATGGGTCAGTTGCCATCCTAGGTACTCTCAAGGGCTTAGACTTCGACTTGTTTTTCTAGAGCTAGAGGTGGGCTGCTCCGGTTCACCCATATTCTAACTTCTTCCCCTTAAACCCAGTGGCTGAAATTTCCACGCCTTTGAACTCTAGTCAGATGTGGCCCACAGCTGAGGCTTAGCATGCGTGCAGCCTAAACAGTGCTTGTATCACAGGCTTTATGCCTACATCAGAGTGGGTGATCGGCAAGATTTGATGGCTCCTGTTAGCTTAAGTGTTTAAACTAGGGGTTATAAACTTTTTCTGCAAAAGGTCAAGTATTCTAGGCTTCATGGGCTGTATGACCTCTGTCACAACTACTTCGCTCTGCTGTGCAGATAGGCAGCCATAGACAAGATGTAAACAGACGGGCATGGCTGTGTGCCAGTAAAACTCAATTTACAAAAGCAGATGAAGTCTGGCCCGTGGGCTTGACTGTGCCCACCCTTATTGAGACTTCAGTGAGATTTTGACGTTATCTATGGCTTCTAGGGTTTCTTTTCcgctgtgacagagacagtggtGAACTAGGGCTGGATGGGTCCCGGTAGCCTTCTGTCTGTTCTTTCCTTGATTATTTAGGGTTTCCTACAGGGATTCAAGGGCCAgctcatacacacatacaacaaGAGCATCTCCGTGTGTGGGAACTCCAATTATTTCCAGCAGCTTCAGGGCAAAACCAACGTCCTCCTGCTGGGAGACTCCATGGGGGACCTCACAATGGCTGATGGGGTTCCGGGTGTGGAGCACATTCTCAAGATTGGCTTCCTAAACGACAAGGTAGGTGCTTGTCTTACAGTTCCTGTTAATAAATGCTTATCGAGCACCTGTGTGCTAGACACTGCAGTAAGTATTAGAGGTAGAGGtaagacaccagtcatattgttCGGGAGAAGATTCCATTTCTTATAGGAAGATGAGAGCTAGCCAGTGATTAACGAGTTCAGAGACAGAGGAATGCCAGGCATTTCGTTGG from Saccopteryx leptura isolate mSacLep1 chromosome 2, mSacLep1_pri_phased_curated, whole genome shotgun sequence carries:
- the NT5C3B gene encoding 7-methylguanosine phosphate-specific 5'-nucleotidase isoform X1, with amino-acid sequence MAEEVSALMKATVLMRQPGRVQEIVGALRKGGGDHLQVISDFDMTLSRFAYNGKRCPSSYNILDNSKIISEECRKELQALLNHYYPIEIDPHRTTKEKLPHMVEWWTKAHGLLCQQKIQKFQIAQVVRESNAMLREGYKTFFNTLYQNNIPLFIFSAGIGDILEEIIRQMKVFHPNIHVVSNYMDFDKDGFLQGFKGQLIHTYNKSISVCGNSNYFQQLQGKTNVLLLGDSMGDLTMADGVPGVEHILKIGFLNDKVEERRERYMDSYDIVLEKDETLDVVNGLLQHILHQGDWVEIQDS